TAAACTCGTGATTTTCTTATGAGTACAACAAAGGGTGTCTTTAGCATTACCCAGAAATCAAGTTTTAGTGACCAGTTTTCTATATAGTAGGTGTCAATTTTAACTTCTTCGTCAAAGTCCAAATCGCTACGACCAGAAATTTGCGCTACCCCAGTAATGCCTGGTTTAATATCCAAAACTCGTTTGTGATGTTTTTTGTATTTAGCAACCTCTCTTGGTTGATGTGGTCGTGGTCCAACTAAACTCATGTTTCCAATCCAGACGTTAAATAATTGAGGCAGTTCATCGAGTGAAGACTTTTCCATGAACCTACCAATTTTAGTTCGACGTGGATCTTTCAGGATTTTGTAAACTGGCCCATGTCTTTCAGATTGTTTTTCTGCTAGTTTCTTTTCATATTCCAAGACTTCTTTTTGATTAGTGTATTTTTCAAATTGCTTGCCAGTACAGTACTTGGTGTACATTGATCTGAATTTAAAAACATTGAAAGTTCCTTTGCTATGAACACGTTCATTTTTGTAAATTGCTGGACCATTATCTTCTAATCTAATAATAATAGTTAGAAGTATCATTATAGGGCTAAATACAATAATTAGAAAAGTACTTAGAATAAAATCTATTAACCTTTTTATAATTTTCCCCCAGCCATCTAGTTTAGTTTTTCGAATTTCAATTAGTGGTACACCCGCAATCATGTGTACTTCTACGTTGGTTGTTCGTGCTTCGAATTGACCAGCTGCATATTTAAAAATAATGTTATGTTCTGCACAAAAATCTGCTAGATCGATTGAAACCTTTCGGGATAAACTCGAATCGGTTTGAACGATTTCATCAATACCTTTTCGCTTTAGTAGCTTGAGCAGATCTTCCTTGTCATTGGGGTCAAATTCTTGAATCCTGGCAATTATTTTATAGCCCAATTCAGGTTGTCCCTTGAAGGTATCAATAATTTCTTCTGTGTTTTTGTTTTTTCCAACAATAACAATATTATGGACACCCCAGCCAGACTTTAGAGTATGGCGATGAATTTTTCGTACAATCACACGAACAAGCATTATTAGAAAAATACTTAACACCCAGGCTGTCAGGACAATGAATCGGGAGGAGAAATATTCGCGAACAAAAAACATGTAAATAATGATGGCAGTCATGCCAGTGGAACAGGCCAAGACAATTTTAGCTAACTCGTCAGTTACTTTGCGACGGTGGAATGAATATAAGCCAGCCGCTGCAAAGAATAATAGCCAGACTGCTGAAACAGATAAAACAAAAATAAAATACCGCTCAAACGGTAAGTCAAAAATTACAGGTCTGATTTCCTGAACAGACTCTTCGTAACGAATTACATAAGCCAAGAGCCCAGCTGCCACCAAGGTTATGTAATCAATTGGAATTTTTAGAAAGGTGAAAAATAATTCAGCATTCTTTTTCATATGATAATAAGATAAAGAAGGCTATAGAAGATCAGTTAGATTTAACTAGCCAAAAGTATTTTGCTTTTGTTATCTTCTTCATCCCCTTGCTCTTTTTAATCTTCTTCTAGTGTATCAAATAAAAGAGCCATAAACAAGCGAGTAAGCCGGATTCTGTTTTAGCTGTCATCTATCTGGGCCAAAGATTACTCTTTGGCTCACGCGGGCTACCAAAACTTGCCCTTGCACTCAGGTAAGGATTTAGCCGTTTCACCCTTGATGTTTCCATCAAGACTAACCCCGAAGGGTTCCGGGAAATCACTTTCCACGGCGTCCCGATGTTGCTTTCGCAATTCGGGACACCTTGACTCTTGCGAGTCTCGGCGTCTCTGCTCGCACCTCTATCTCACGATCGACAGGAATTACCTGTTACCCGTGTCAATTAAATAACCGAGTGTCCGGACTTTCCTCCCTTCTTCGCTCTTCACTCCGTTCAGAGCTACGTAGGGCAAGCCAGTCTCATAAGTTGATTAGGACTAGCCTGCCCTTCGAAGCTCTCGCGAAGCAGAGGGCGAAGAAGGGCGACAGTTCTGCTTGTTTATGGCTACATAAAATATAGCAAATTTTATTGAGTTTGTCAAGTTTTTTGTCTAAATTTATTGCTAATTTAGGTAAAATATATTAATGTTTTTTTTATTGACAAAATGTATTTATTTTGTTAATATGAAATATCTTTGCTCATTGACAGGAGGCAGTTATGACTCAGGTTAAAATCACCAGAGGCCCATTATTTCCCGAAGATTCGTTCGGCATGGTTGTCAATTGGTATAGATTAAAAATCAACCGAGTGGAAGAAATTTGTCGGGGTACTGTTTATGATCAATCATTTGCTAAAATCATAGAACATTTGAAATATTTGCATGATAATCCACCTGCAAGAGCAACTTATTTTGCAGGGATGACAGCTTCAGGTTTGATTTTTCAGGATGTTCAAATTGACTGGAAAGCTAGCCGTATTGTTAAACGTAACGGTCAGGATGTCGCTTTGCTAAAGACTAAGGGTTTGACTGATCGTATTCTTGTTTGGGCTGGGAAAAGCGTATTAGCACAAGGTTTTGAGATTACAGAAAGTGAATTTAGAATAGTTGTTTGTTTAATTGTTGCAGTGGAGGTTTAAATGCCAAGAGAAAGTTCTATTACTCAGGAAATGACGAGATTTTTGAAACAGGCAGGTTTGCCAATTTCAATTCAAGAACTGTTTAACACGGTTTTGGCTTACAAAGGTACACCGAATAAAGATGGTGATGATGAGGAAGTTGAATATGGATTTGCAATTGTAAAAGACTTTGAGTTCAAGACACAAGATGGTGTTTTGCAAATCATCTTGTGGTGTTGTGATCCAGATGAAATGGCGTCTGGAGTTGAGCCAGATGAAGACGGAGAAAGAACCTATACTGAATTTGTTTACAATTATGAATTTGATGATGAAGGGACGTGGTATTGTGAAGAAGAAAATTGGGATGTGTTGCTGGAAGTAACTCGCTTGTTTGATCCTGCCAAAAGAAAACGGGCAAGGCCCGAGCCGGCGTCTTAATAAACCAATCAAAAAAGTCCGATCAGAGATCGGACTTTTTTTAATTATTCCGGTCATGATGCCAACGTTCAGGATTTGTTCGGATATACCAACGGGAATGGTCTAATTCGGATTGATTACGCAAAACGCGGTCGTAATATGATTTTTGCCAACGGAATTCCGATAAACCATTTTGATGAATAAATTTTGATGATGTGGTTTTGAATGCGCCGATGATTCCGGGGATGGGTTTTGTTTTTCGTGGTAGGGACCGGTCGCGACCGGTCCCTACATCATCGACGATACGAATAATCACATGAACGTGATTCGGCATAATAATCCATTCATCCAAATTTACATGTTCGTATTGTTTTGTTAACCAAAATAATTGTTGACGTGTAATTACCCCCGATTCATTCAACACCATTTTATCATTTACGACATTCCCAAACCATTCAATCCGATTATTTGTGCAAATTGTTAAATAATAAAAACCCGCCAATGAATAGTCAATGAATTTTGCCCGGTTTAATTTTCGATCTGGTCCTGTATACATATATTGCTATTGTTACAGGTATAATATTAATCCCCAAGTAAAATGTTGTCCACGTTCGTCAAGAGTTTGAAAAACAAAAAATCCTCCTTGGTGTTTGGAGGATTTTCTTGACGAGTATATTTGACAGTTTACAATCCAATAACTTTCCTAACCTGTTCCATTTTCTTTTCAGCTAATTTCTTCGCTCGCTGGGCACCATCTGCTAATATAGAATCAATTTCTTTGTCCGAAATAGAATTAAATTTTTTCTGAATTGGTTCAACAAACTCAACTACTCTTTCCGCCAATTCAGATTTGAAATCGCCATAACCTTTACCCTTGAATTCCTTTTCAATTTCAGGGGCCTCTTTGCCAGTGACTAAATGATAAATGGTCATTAAATTGGCAAGAGCTGGACGTTTATTGGGATCGAATTTGATATCTGTACCAGAATCAGTTACAGCTTTTTTTATTTTTTTGCGAATCAGGTCAGAGTCATCACTCAAGGCAATGTAATTATTTTCAGAAGTTGCTGATTTGCTCATCTTTTTTTCTGGATTATCTAAACCTTTAAGTCGTGCAGAAACCTTATTGATTTTTCCTTCTGGTAAAATAAATACGTCACCATAAAGATTGTTGAATTTTTTGGCAATTGTTCGTGCCAGTTCTACGTGTTGTAATTGATCTTCACCAACTGGAACCACGTTCGTATCGTAAAGTAGAATGTCGGCTGCCATTAGACATGGATAGGTGAATAAGCCGGAATTTACATTTTGTTTGTGCTGTTCGGATTTGTCTTTGTATTGTGTCATGCGTTCCAATTCCGCAATTGGGGTTACGCAATTCAAAAACCAACCTAGTTCAACATGCTCCTTTACATCTGACTGTCTGAATACAATATTTTTTTTGGGATCCAGGCCGGAAGCAATGTAAATTTTTGCCAAGTCGTAAATATTTCTATTTAATTTTTTTGGATCTTGATGAACTGTTAGCGCATGCAGATCTACAATTGAGAAAATAGAGTCATATTCCTTTTGTAATTCTAGCCAATTATAAATAGCCCCGAAATAATTTCCTAGGTGAATAATACCTGTTGGTTGGATACCGCTGAAGATTCGTTTAGACATAAGTGAGTACTGATTATACTGATATACTGATAAATCATGTAGATCAGCATTAAATGACGTAAATCATGTATTGATTATATGCTATATAAAAACTTTACTACAATTTGTATTATAGCAAAACTCATGATTTAAATCAAAAACCCCACCTCGGTAAAACCTGGGTGGGGGTTTTTTATTTGAATTTTCAATTATTCAATTACCAATTTACAATAAATTTTCAGTTACAGAATTTTCAATTGTCTATCCGTTGAGTTTGAAAATTGAAAATTGGTGATTTAATGAAAATTGTAAAATTGTAAATCGTAAATTTTTTCGAGTCTAAACTTCTATAACCACTGGAATAACCATTGGTCGGCGTTTGGTTTTTTTCCAGAGTAGGTCGCCAACATGATCGCGCAATTTGTTTTTCAGTAACATTGGATCAAAGTTTTTGTTTTTAGTTTTGCCAACTGTTTTGCGTACCAGATTACGAGCATCTTCAATAAGTTGCCGGCTTTCTTTCATGTAGACAAAGCCACGTGAAATTATATCAGGACTACCTACCAATTCGCCAGTTTTGCGTTTTGCTGTAACAATAACTACAAACATACCATCTTCAGACATCATCCTTCTGTCGCGAAGAACTATGGATGAAACATCACCTACTCCGAGGCCGTCAACCATTACGTATTCAGTTGGTACTTTCTCGGCAGTTAATTTACCGCTGGCTTCTTTCTGATGTGGACCCTTCATAAATTCCATAACCTGACCATTGGAAGCAATAAAAATGTTATCTTTCGGGGTTCCAATATTTTCAGCAATTTCTCCGTGAATCCGAAGCATGAAATGATTGCCTTCAATTGGAATGAAATATTTAGGGTTAAGCAATTTAATGATTAAGCGTAAATCTTCAGCTTTGGCATGACCACCAGCATGGATGTCCATGTTTTGATAATGAAAAACTTTTCCGCCATTGCGGTAGATTGTATCTTTCAAGCTTTGAATTGTTCGTTCATTTCCAGGAATAACTGAAGATGAGAAAACTACACTGTCACCCTCCTTAATTTTAAGAAATTTATGGTCTGAATTAGCAATTCTCATTAATACAGCATTTTCTTCTCCTTGCGCGCCAGTGCCCATTACCATTACCTTATTATCAGGTAAGCGCTTGAATTCTTTTTCTTCAATGATTGTTCCTTTCTTGATTTTTATAATCTGAAGACTTCGAGCAATATCCAGATTGGTGTTCATGCTTCTTCCTTCAACCAGAACTTTTCGATTATATTTCTCGGCCAATTCTAATAACTGTTGCATTCGATTAATCATCGAAGCAAATGTGCCGACAATTATTCTGCCATGGGCTTGTAAAAATATTTTTTCTAGATCGCCAGTAATTTCAGTTTCTGATAACTGATATCCAGAGTGTGGTGCGTCGGTACTGTCGGATAGAAGTGCAAGAACACCGCGGGCTCCAATCTGAGCAACTCGGCTCAAGTCCATTGGTTTGTCATTTACTGGGTTAAAGTCAATTTTGAAATCGCCAGTGTGGACGACTGTTCCTACTGGGGTGTTTACAACAACACCAAAACTATCAGGGATGCTGTGAGTAACTCTAAAAAATTCAACACTAAATTTACCTAGCTGAATTTTGTCTTTGTCTGGCGCAATTTTTTGAATCACAAGAGGAGTCGTTTTGTATTCTTCGTGTCGACGCTTTACTAGTTCTGCTGTAAGTGGGGCAGTGTAAATTGTTGGATTGCCTAACTTTGGACATAAGTGGGATATTGCGCCAATATGATCATAATGTCCATGTGTAATGACAACACCGCGAATGTTTTTTGCTCTAGTTTCCAAATAGGTAATATCTGGAATGATATAATCTATTCCTGGCATGTTTTCTTCAGGAAATTGTAATCCCATATCAATGATGACAATATCATCACCATATTCTAGGACTGTCATGTTTCGACCAACCTCTTCTAGTCCACCCATAACCATAATTCTTAGTTTTGGTTGGATTTTGTTTTGTGTGATTGGTCTATGTTTGTTTGCACCGTGCCTTTTGGTAGGCCGGTTTCTGTGTTTGCTTTGGTTCCCGGGCACTCTAGGTGGCCGAGGACTGGTTTTTGTATTAACCATAAATTAGTTTCGGGCAGAACCATTAGTAACTATAAGGAAGTTCCGTATCAGTTAATTTTTTTCTGCACGATGAAGTTTTAATTATTGTTTTTAATTAACAAAATAAGCAGCGTTTGAAACGCGTAAGCTTTGGTTTGATTTTTTATATAGAAGTGTTTTTGATTCGTTTAAATTATACTATAGGTTCTCCGAAGTTACAAGATTTTTCTTTGCTGCTAGGCCAACTGATCTTGTAATTTTGTAGCTATTTACCCCACTTTCGGTCAGTTTTAATGTACCATTCATTTATCAAGGAGAAGCGATTGGCTGGAATAATAATATTAGAAGTATTAAAGCCTTTAATTTTTTTGTTTTGCGGGTAAGTATAGGTCGGGTTGAAAAGGAAAATAGCAGGAACGGTTTCCGCAATGATTGTTTGGAACTGTTTGTACTTTTCCGCTCGTTGTTTGTCATCACTGGTTTTCCGCGCACTTTCTAATAGGGTATCGACATCAGGATGATTGAGTGAAGTTAAGTTTAACCCAGGGTAAGATCGTTGACTTGAGTGCCAAAACGGGTATGGGTCAGGATCATGTCCTAATATTTGACCATACAGAAGGGCCTGATAGCTGCGATCTTTAATAGTTTCCTGTATTTTGTTTGGTTCAATGATTATTAAGTCGATTTTAGCACCGATTTGTTGCCATTCTTTTTGTAATTCTTTAACAATTTTGACATTTTCTGGTTGGTTGACAGTTGTTAGCTCAAACTCAAAATAGCGGTCGCCCTTTTTTCGGACAGGGTAGGCGTAAGCTTCTTTGGCGGATACACCTTCTTCATTGATTGTTTCATCACTTTCGCCTTCAGCTTTTGGTTCCTCATAATCTGCTAATTTCCAGCCTGCTTTTTCGAGTTCTGTTCGTGCGTGTTGTACGTTGAAAGGATATTTAACAATATCGGGATTGTACCCCAGAGTGTTAGGCAAAATGCAAGCGTCAATAATTTGGGCTTCTGCGTTTAGAATTTCATTAACAATTTTTTCTTTATTAACTGAGTGAGTTAGAATTTTTCGAATACCTAAATCTTTTAAAACTGGATTTTGGTCATAGTTAAAGAAAACACTGGTGTATTGAGGCAAGTGAAGTAAGTTGAAATTTAAGTTTCGATTATTTATGATTCTGGCTCGAATCTCTTTTGGTAGGTAGCTGATCCCGTCAACTTTTTTGTTATTTAGAGCTTCAACTGCTTGTTCAAAGTTTTCGTAAAATTTAAGATCTATTTTTTCGATGAAGGGTGTATTTATATAATAATTTTCATTGGCAACAAGTTCAAAGTTTTTGATTTGGCCATTTTTGTTTTTCAGTAGGGAATTAAATTCAAACGGGCCACTGCCGATTGGCTTTAGATTATATTCAGCCAGCATCATGTTTTCTGGGACAATATTTTTCCAAATGTGTTCAGGTAAAATACCAGTGGTTAAACTTTCCAGAAATGGAGCAAAGGGTTTTTCTAGGGAAAAGCGTACAGTGAACTCGTCGATTTGGTCTATGATAATTCCTTGAAAATTGTAATATAAAGGAGTTTTAGTTTGAGTGTTTTTAATTCGGTCGAATGTGAATATCACATCTTCCGCGTTTAGATTTTCTCCATCGTGCCATTTGATGTCTTGTCGTAAATTGAAAGTATAGACCAGCTGATCGTTGCTGAGTTGATAACTATCTAATAGGTCTTTGGTTAATCCTTGGTCGGTATATTTGAATAATCCTGAATAAACCAAAGTTGAGATATCAAGGTCTACATCACTGGCTCGAGAAAACAGGGGATTGATATAGCGAGGTGAGCCAACTAATCCTTCGGTATAGGTGCCACCTTGCGCTGGTATTATTTTTGAGTTGTTCCAGTAGACATTGAATAATAGTGAAAATACAGCAATTAAAATAATCCCACTCAATATGCGGATGATCAATCTTTCTGGTTTTGATAAAAATTTAGAAATATAGTTGAGTTGTCGTTTGCTAGGTAATTTTTTTGAG
This region of Candidatus Falkowbacteria bacterium genomic DNA includes:
- a CDS encoding sugar transferase: MKKNAELFFTFLKIPIDYITLVAAGLLAYVIRYEESVQEIRPVIFDLPFERYFIFVLSVSAVWLLFFAAAGLYSFHRRKVTDELAKIVLACSTGMTAIIIYMFFVREYFSSRFIVLTAWVLSIFLIMLVRVIVRKIHRHTLKSGWGVHNIVIVGKNKNTEEIIDTFKGQPELGYKIIARIQEFDPNDKEDLLKLLKRKGIDEIVQTDSSLSRKVSIDLADFCAEHNIIFKYAAGQFEARTTNVEVHMIAGVPLIEIRKTKLDGWGKIIKRLIDFILSTFLIIVFSPIMILLTIIIRLEDNGPAIYKNERVHSKGTFNVFKFRSMYTKYCTGKQFEKYTNQKEVLEYEKKLAEKQSERHGPVYKILKDPRRTKIGRFMEKSSLDELPQLFNVWIGNMSLVGPRPHQPREVAKYKKHHKRVLDIKPGITGVAQISGRSDLDFDEEVKIDTYYIENWSLKLDFWVMLKTPFVVLIRKSRV
- a CDS encoding transposase, with translation MYTGPDRKLNRAKFIDYSLAGFYYLTICTNNRIEWFGNVVNDKMVLNESGVITRQQLFWLTKQYEHVNLDEWIIMPNHVHVIIRIVDDVGTGRDRSLPRKTKPIPGIIGAFKTTSSKFIHQNGLSEFRWQKSYYDRVLRNQSELDHSRWYIRTNPERWHHDRNN
- the trpS gene encoding tryptophan--tRNA ligase, which encodes MSKRIFSGIQPTGIIHLGNYFGAIYNWLELQKEYDSIFSIVDLHALTVHQDPKKLNRNIYDLAKIYIASGLDPKKNIVFRQSDVKEHVELGWFLNCVTPIAELERMTQYKDKSEQHKQNVNSGLFTYPCLMAADILLYDTNVVPVGEDQLQHVELARTIAKKFNNLYGDVFILPEGKINKVSARLKGLDNPEKKMSKSATSENNYIALSDDSDLIRKKIKKAVTDSGTDIKFDPNKRPALANLMTIYHLVTGKEAPEIEKEFKGKGYGDFKSELAERVVEFVEPIQKKFNSISDKEIDSILADGAQRAKKLAEKKMEQVRKVIGL
- a CDS encoding ribonuclease J — its product is MGGLEEVGRNMTVLEYGDDIVIIDMGLQFPEENMPGIDYIIPDITYLETRAKNIRGVVITHGHYDHIGAISHLCPKLGNPTIYTAPLTAELVKRRHEEYKTTPLVIQKIAPDKDKIQLGKFSVEFFRVTHSIPDSFGVVVNTPVGTVVHTGDFKIDFNPVNDKPMDLSRVAQIGARGVLALLSDSTDAPHSGYQLSETEITGDLEKIFLQAHGRIIVGTFASMINRMQQLLELAEKYNRKVLVEGRSMNTNLDIARSLQIIKIKKGTIIEEKEFKRLPDNKVMVMGTGAQGEENAVLMRIANSDHKFLKIKEGDSVVFSSSVIPGNERTIQSLKDTIYRNGGKVFHYQNMDIHAGGHAKAEDLRLIIKLLNPKYFIPIEGNHFMLRIHGEIAENIGTPKDNIFIASNGQVMEFMKGPHQKEASGKLTAEKVPTEYVMVDGLGVGDVSSIVLRDRRMMSEDGMFVVIVTAKRKTGELVGSPDIISRGFVYMKESRQLIEDARNLVRKTVGKTKNKNFDPMLLKNKLRDHVGDLLWKKTKRRPMVIPVVIEV
- a CDS encoding peptide ABC transporter substrate-binding protein yields the protein MSNFKKFWIKLKSKEFKIKEKLARKKLKKFHEHDEKLVQKLASSKKLPSKRQLNYISKFLSKPERLIIRILSGIILIAVFSLLFNVYWNNSKIIPAQGGTYTEGLVGSPRYINPLFSRASDVDLDISTLVYSGLFKYTDQGLTKDLLDSYQLSNDQLVYTFNLRQDIKWHDGENLNAEDVIFTFDRIKNTQTKTPLYYNFQGIIIDQIDEFTVRFSLEKPFAPFLESLTTGILPEHIWKNIVPENMMLAEYNLKPIGSGPFEFNSLLKNKNGQIKNFELVANENYYINTPFIEKIDLKFYENFEQAVEALNNKKVDGISYLPKEIRARIINNRNLNFNLLHLPQYTSVFFNYDQNPVLKDLGIRKILTHSVNKEKIVNEILNAEAQIIDACILPNTLGYNPDIVKYPFNVQHARTELEKAGWKLADYEEPKAEGESDETINEEGVSAKEAYAYPVRKKGDRYFEFELTTVNQPENVKIVKELQKEWQQIGAKIDLIIIEPNKIQETIKDRSYQALLYGQILGHDPDPYPFWHSSQRSYPGLNLTSLNHPDVDTLLESARKTSDDKQRAEKYKQFQTIIAETVPAIFLFNPTYTYPQNKKIKGFNTSNIIIPANRFSLINEWYIKTDRKWGK